The following is a genomic window from Citrifermentans bemidjiense Bem.
GCACCGTCGAGGTGGCGGGGATCCCCTGGTTGATGGCGAGAATCCTTACGTTCATCACCAGCGGCGCCCAGGCGAGGAGCTTCAGGTTGAAGCACCCCTTGTGCTCGCCGCTTCCCTCGGTCCAGAAGCGCTTCAGAAACCCTAGTGCCAGCCGCATCTCGGTGGCCGCCTTGGCCATACCCCAAAGCGCCATGAAGTAGTCCTGTAAAAGCGAGCGGATCCGGCTTACCAGGACTCCGGCGAGCTCGCCGTCTCCGGCGACGAAGCGGGCGTCGGAAAGTACGATCAGGTCCATCAGGTTTTTGCCGTAGTCCTCGGTCTCGTAGCGGACTATCCCCAGAAGCCGCCGCTGCCACTGCGACAGCGAACCGCGCCAATTGTCGTTGCAGGGCATGATGCCGCCGGTGCATTTCTTGAAACCAATCTCCGCCAGCCGCTCCACGAGGATCTCGGAGTACTGCCTGAACCAGGCGTCCGCCTCTTCCCCTCCCTCGTCGCCGTAGACGATCAGGTAGTCCTGGTCGGTGATGAGGGTCTGCTCCTCCCGCCCGTCGCTTCCCATGCTGATCAGGGCGAATGGGACCGGCGGGGGGGTGCCCATCTCCTCCATTACCAGTTGAAGGGCGCGGTCGGCCAGGGCATCGCGGTAACTGGTGCAGTTCTCGTGCAGCGCGGTGACCGAATAGAAGGAGAGGAAACGCTCCATCTCGATCCGGTTCAGTTCCTCGTGGATCTGGAAGAGCCGGCCGTAGTCGGACTCGCGGCGCACCCGCTCGAGAAGCTGCTCCTCCTCGCCGGAAGCGTTGCGCAACTCTCCCAACTCTTCTTCGACTTCGAGCTTAAGCCCGTTGAGGAAGCGGCGCATCTCTCCCCGGTCCAAAAGCGGCAGGTACGCGTGCACCTCCCCCAGGAGCTCTTTGAGGAGTTCCGCGTCGCTTGGTTCTGGTAGGTAGACCCGGTGTGGCATGCTATCCGCCTGCTTTCAAATGAGATCGTGGCGTTGATTCTACAGAAAAAAACTATGATGTAAAACTGTTTTGCAGCGGATCGGATGGCTAGGTATAAAAAAAGGGGTTTTGGGCCTCGTTACAGTCCTTTTTTGCCGCCTCAGAAACAAAAAAACTGGGGAAGGTTTCCCTCCCCCAGTCGATTCAACCCTATACGTTTGCTGCTAGTGTTCGACTGCCTTGGCCATACCCAAACCGGTGTTCTGGCGTACGTAGACCTCGTCGAACATCTCTTCGGAACGCCTGTTCGGGAAGGCGAGGCAACCGAGGATGGCGGCCATGAAGCCCAGCGGGATGGAGACGATGCCCGGGTTCTTCAGAGTGAAGAGCGGCTTCTCCAGGCCGACCATGGAGGTGCCGGTCTGCTGTGCGTCCACCTTCGCCTTGGCGAGCGCCTTGGCGTCTTTCTCGGAGAGGGTCTCGCCTGCCGGCAGAGCGGCCTGCTTCTTCTCCATGGCGACGACCACCTTCTTGGCGCCTTCGGCCACCACTTTCGGGTAGGTCATGTTGGGGGAGACCATCACCAGCGCGATGGAGGCGATGGTGCCGACCAAAAGGCCGGAGATGACGCCGGCGGTGTTGAACTTCCTCCAGAAGAGCGAGAGGATGACGACCGGCAGGTTGCCGGAAGCGGCGACCGCGAAGGCGAGTGCCACCAGGTGAGCGACGTTCTGCTTCTCGGCCGCGAGGCCGATCATGATGCCGCAGGCGCCTACCACGAAGGAGGTGGCGCGTGCCGCGAAGACCTGCTCGTGCTGGTCGGCGTGGCCGTCTTTGATCACGTTGACGTAGATGTCGTGTGCGATGGCCGCGGAGGCCGCGAGCACCAGGCCGGAGACGACGGCGAGGATGGTGGCGAAGGCGACGGCGCACAGGAAGGCGAGGAAGAGGTCGCCGAAGACGGGTGCGATGTCGGCGCCCATCTGCTGAGCCAGCATGAGGGTAGCCATGTTGCCGCCCGGGTCGACCTGGGTGATCCCCTGCGGGGTGAGGTGGATGGCTGCGCCGAAGCCGAGCAGGGTGGTCAGGACGTAGAAGCCGCCGATGATGAACATCGCGATGATGACCGATTTACGCGCCGCCTGTGCGGTCGGGACGGTGAAAAAGCGCATCAGGATGTGCGGCATGCCGGCGGTGCCGAGCACGAGGGCCATCCCCAGGGAGATCTGGTCCAGCGGGTTCTTCATGTAGAGGCCAGGCTCAAGGAAGCGCTGTCCTGCGTCCGCGCCGGCAAGGATGACGCCGTCTTTCAATACCAGCTTGGAGACGTGGTCCTGGATGTCGGGGCTGTTGACGATGGTGGAGAAGAAGCCGATCGGGTTGAAGCCTGCCTTGATCATGACCAGGAAGGAGAGCAGGAAGGCGCCCGACATGAGGAGGCCTGCCTTGATGATCTGTACCCAGGTGGTGGCGACCATGCCGCCGAAGACGACGTAGCCGACCATGAGGATGCCGACGCCAATGATGGACATCTTATAGGGGATGCCGACCAGAAGCGCCATCAGCTTGCCTGCACCGACCATCTGGGCGGTGAGGTAGAAGGTGGAGACCGCGACGGTGGAGAGGGCGGCGAAGGCGCGCACCGGTTTCGGGGAAGTACGGAAGGAGAGGATATCCCCCAGGGTGTACTTGCCCGCGTTGCGGCACGGTTCGGCCACGATCAGGAGCACCGTGATGTAGGCCACCAGCCAGCCGACCGAGTACATGAACCCGTCATAGCCGTAGAGCGAGATGAGGCCGGAAATCCCCAGGAAGGAGGCTGCCGACATGTAGTCGCCGGCGATGGCCCAGCCGTTCTGGGTCCCCGTGATGCCGCCGCCTGCGGCGTAGAAGTCGGAAGCTGTCTTGGTCTGCTTGGCAGCCCAGACTACCACACCCATGGTGATGGCGATGATCACCATGAACATGCCGATGGTGATGGTCCTGTTGGTCTTTAACTCCCTTTTGGCCGGAGCGGGCTTGGCCGGGGCGGGCGTTGCAACCGCCTGGGACTGGTTGACCTGGGCTGCGGGGGCTGCTACCGCGGGGGCTGCGCCCTGAGCTGCGGGTGCGCTCACCGCGGGGGCTGCGGCCGGGGCTGCCTTTTGCTCTTCGGCAAAGGCGGCAGCGGCAACGGAGAGGGCCAGGGTGGCTGCAATAAATATCTTTTTCATCGTCATTGTCGTTCCTCCTTTCCTAGAGATGCAGTTCGTCGATCAGTTCCCTGGTCAACCGGTCAAAGTCCTTGTTGGCGACGTGCGAGTAGTAGAGCGCGATTCCCCAGGAGACGAAGAACTGGGAGAGGGCGAAGACATACCCGAAGTTGATGACGCCGATCATCTTGACCTTGAAGATCCCCGGTGTGTACGCCGCCCCGATAGGGAGCAGGAAGTAGTACACGCAGGAGAAGATCCACCATCCGAAAAGGAAGGCCGTCTTCTTGTGGTGCAGTTCCACGAATTTTGGATTTTTTGCGATTGCTTTCCAGTCGTACTGTCTTTCTGCCATGGTAGTCACTCCTTTCTTGTAAGCTGCGCTGTTGTGGTGACGGCGTCCCGCCCCCGTGGTCAAGTTCCGATAAATCCCCCTTTCCGATTTCCTTTTATTTTCGATGCGTATTCTGCAGCTTCTGAAACTTGGTTTGTTAAACGGATCTGTCGTTATTGGCGGCCGTAACTGGTTCTGTTCTCAGCTTTTTTAAGAGAGGTGCATGGCACCCTTGTTTGCACCGCCCCCGGGTTATAGGAGCGTTTCAGCGTATACGTGAAATTGTTTTATCACATGATTTGCAAATGTACAATAAAAATAAACAGCGTTCTAAAGCAAAAAATAATAGTCAGGGATGAAAATTGCGGATCTGGTAAGCTGTAATTTGTTGAAATCACATGATAAAAATTGAAATGTGCGACTAAATTATTTTTTATTATTCTGAGAGGTTTGGTGCGGGAGAGGGTTGCCTTGGTGGTTTTGTAGCGGAGGTTTACGGCTGACTCAAACGCTGTCGCATTGTTTGGTGGGAAAATGCCGCTACTGTTTGTTATCGGCATAGCTGAAGAAAACTTTAGGACTTTCCGCAAAATAATACTGCAAAGGCTTCTGGTTTTCAGGACTTAACGGCATCGGTGGGGGGTGAAACGGCAAGACGACAGTCGCTGCAGGATGACTCCGGGCACGAGCTTGTGAGAGGGAAACCGCCGCTCGCGGCAAGATAGATCATGATCTTTTGCTGCAACAGAAGAGCCAGCTAGTGCTATTCTTTGATGCTTGGAAAAAGCAGTTACATTGTTTTATTGCAGATGTATAAACGTGTGAGCTGATAAATAAAAAGGGAAAGCCAAGTCCGGCTTTCCCTTTGAAAATAATTACTTCTAGAAACAGATGCAGCTACTGTTTTCCCAGAGACAATGATTTGGACGGTCCGTTCATTCGTATCGCTGCGGCGAACTCCATCCAGAAGATGAGATAGATGGATACCATCAGCGACAATCCGATGTTGGCGTTTTCGGGTCCTAGCGCCTTGGAAAGGATGGGGGAGGCGAACCCCGCTCCGAGGGTGCCGGTGGCACGCTCCAGGAGGTAGAAGATGGGGAGGGTGACCAGGGTGCCGGCGATCATGATGCCGATGCCGCGTCCGCGCTTCACCCAATACTTGGGGGAGAAGCCGAACATGCGCATGAAGATGACTACCAGGATGATCCAGACCGAGTAGTCCACCGCTGCGTCCGGGAGCGCGAGCTTGTTCTTGACCAGCGCCACCTCCAGCACCGTCACCGCGAAAAGGAGCACGAACATCCAGTTGAACTTCTCGTTGGCCTGGGTCTGCCAGTTGCGGCTGTCGGGCGCGGCGGTCTCGCGGGCGGAGTGGTTCGGGGTCCCAAGGGCCGAAAAGAGGATGGCGAACCAGATGCCGGCGTTGTGGAACAAAAGCGAGGCATGGTTGCCGGCTACGTTGGCGATGCGGGACATGGGGTCGCGGGCGAAGTCGGCGGCGATTCTCATCAGGAACAGGTTTACGATGATGGAGCACATGATGATGACGGTCAGGGTGAAGATGCGCCGCGGCAAAAGGTACGGGTCGATGCGGTCCGGGAACCCGAGGATGAAGGCAAACCAGATCAAGTACATGATGAGCGGGATGCCGAGGCAGATGCCGTAGACGGAGTTCCCAGCGAAGTCGCCGTTTTGGGCGTAGATGATGTAGTTGTTCTTGTCGTCCGCGTCGGTGTTCGCCGCCTGGACCACTTCCTTGGGGACCTTCTTTACGTGGGGGAGGAGTCCCATGCCGTACCAGCCGTGGTCCCCCTGGGCCGTGTCGACCACCCAGTACTGCTCACCCATCATCTCGTCCAATCCCTGGAAGATGCGCAGCGAGAAGGTCGCGCAGATCACGACTACCAGCAAAAGCAGCAAGATGTTGGACATTTTCATGGGCATGACGACGTCCTCCTACTCCTTGTGGGTGGTCCAGAACATGGAGACCGCGTTGGCTGCGAAAAGGCCGTAGAGCCACATGGTGTTCCAGGCCGGTCCCGACCAGTGGCTGCCGCGTCCTCCGCCGACAACACCCGAAGCGATCACTATGCCGATCATAGCGGTGAAGGCTACCATGGCGACAGCTCGCAGTATGGCGCTGTTGCGCCACGTGTGCCGCTCTAATTCCTCGAGTCTTGAGAGCAGTTCAAGTTCTTTTTCACTCATCGCCGTTCTCCTTTTGCAATCAAAAACATGGTTTGCTGCTTGCCATTCATACCGTCGCTTCGCCCGGAGGCCCGTCGGCTCACGCCGGGCAAAGCTTGTGATCGAGCGCCCCTAGCGGGACGCGGTCGGAAAGCTCCTGGTACTTTAGGCATTCCCCGTAACGGCAGCTGCAGAAACTGATGATCTGCTTCACGTCGTGCGGCGAGATGTAGCCGCAGCCGACGTCGCAGTAATCATCGTTTTTGCCGTAGAAAGGGCAGACCGTAGCTTCCCGCATAAGACCCCAATACCTTTTAAAAAGCAGACGATACTCAAGCAAGAAAGAGTGACGTCTACACCATTAGCAACCACCGTACCAATTTTGAGTTTACAGCTGGTGTTCCGGTTAAAGGTAGGAATAACGCGTTGTTAGGAGGGGATCGATGCATGGCGGCCGTAGCGCACGATGGGCGCTTTCGCACAAACGCAAATTGAAATTAGAGGGGAGCTTCGCGATGTCTCGCCTTAGGTTTTGCCGGCAAAAGAGGAGGTCAGGCGGTAAAATGCCGCATTTCAGACGGGTTAGACACCTGGGACGGCGCGGAGAGGGGACATTTGCAGCCTTGCAACAGCGAGAAACGTCGTTTTTGCAATGCTGCAAATAGTTCCGCTGCCTTGCGGGGAAAGCTGCGGTTTACAAGTTGTACTCTTCCTTCCTGATGCCGTACTTCTTGATCTTGCGGTAGATGGTCGCCATGTTGGTGCCGGCCTCTTTCGCTGCTGCCTCGACGTTCCCCTGGTTTTTGCGCAAAAGCCCCCGCAGGTACTCCGTCTCGAAGCGCATCAGTGCCTTGGCGTATTCCCCTTCTTCGGCCGGCGCCTCGCCCCCCGTCTCCAGCGGGGCCACCTCGATGAACTGGGACAAGACCGGGAAGGTGATGTAGTCGTTGTTCTCCATAGCGAGGCACGCCTCCATCACGTTTCTAAGCTGCCGGATGTTGCCGGGCCAGGGAAACTCCGCCGCCGCCTCCAGCGCCTCGCGGTCGAGCCCCTTGATCTGGGTCCCGAACTTGGAGTTCTGAAGCGAGATGAAATGCGCCGCCAAAAGCGCTATGTCGTCCTTTCTCTCCCTTAGGGGGGGGAGGTGGATGTTGACCACGTTCAGGCGGTAATAGAGATCCTCGCGGAAATCACCCGCCTTGACCGCCTGCTTCATGTCGGAGTTGGTGGCGGAAAGGACCCGGACGTCCACCTTGGTGGGGGTGGGGTCCCCCAGCCGGTTGAACTCCTGTTCCTGCAGAAAGCGCAAAAGCGTCTTTTGCACCGTCATGGGGAGGTTTCCCACCTCGTCGAGAAAGAGGGTGCCGCCGTCGGCGGTCTCCAAAAGCCCGCGGCGGTTCTCCGCCGCCCCGGTGAAGGCCCCCTTGCGGTAGCCGAAGAGTTCGCTTTCCAAAAGGGAGGCGGGGAGGGCGCCGCAGTTGATGGCGACGAACTTCTTCTCCTTTCTGGGGGAGTTGTAGTGGATCGCCTGCGCTATCAGCTCCTTTCCGGTGCCGGATTCGCCGGTGATCAGCACCGAGGTATCGCGCACGGCGAGCTTCTCCACGCGCTCCAGGACCTCCTTGAGCGCGGTGGAGGCGCCGATGATGTTGCCGAAGTTGAACCTCCCCACAAGCTCCTCCCGGAGTTCGCGGTTCTCCTCCATGAGGCGGGTGTGCTGCAGGGCGTTCTTCACCCGGTACAGGAGCTCCTCGGGCTCGAAGGGCTTGGTGAGCATGTCGTAAGCTCCCTTCCTGAGCGCCTGTATCGACATCTCCACGGTGGCGTAGGCGGTGACCATGATGACCGGGAGTGCCGGGTCCTTCTGCTTTACCTTCTGCAAAAGCTCCAGCCCGTCCATCCCCGGCATCTTGATGTCGGTCACCAAGAGGTCCCATTGGCCCGCCTGGAAGCTTTCGGCCGCCTCGAAGCTCCTGGTGTGCGCGGTGACCGCATAGCCATTGTCGGAGAGGACCGCCTCCATCATGCGGCATAGCCCCTCCTCGTTGTCCACCACCATGATCCTTTTCTTTCCTGTCACGCTTAGCCCTCCGTACCTCTCCCCGCAGCGGGGCGGCACTTATCTTAACAGTAGTCGTCCCGGTTGATCGGCAGCCGCACCTCGACCGTGGTCCCGGCGCCGATCTCGCTCTCGATGCCGATCTTGCCGTGGTGCTGCTCGACGATCTGCCTGGTGATGGCAAGCCCGAGCCCTGTTCCCTTGACCTTGGTGGTGAAAAACGGCTCGAAGATCCGCTCCATGTGCTCGGCCGCGATTCCCGCGCCGTTGTCGGAGAACTTGAGGCTCACGCAGTTGTCTTCCCCGTTTTGGGTGCTGACCACGAGCTTTCCCCCCTTTTGCATGGCGGCGCCGGCGTTCAGGATCAGGTTGATCGCCACCTGGCGCAACTGGTCGCCGTCCACCATGATCTCCGGAAGCGAGGGGTCGAAGCTTTTTTCCACCGAGACGTGGTGCATGTCGGTGTGGTTCGCGGCGAAGTCCACGATCTGCTCCAAAAGCGCGTTCAGGTCGGTCGGCTCCAGCACCGGCTGCGGGGTGCGGGCGTAGGAGAGGAGGTCCTGCACGATCTTCTTGCAGCGCTTGCTCTCGCGCTTGATCTCGTGGATGAACCGGTAGTTGGGGTCGTCCGGGGAGAGCTTCTTCTCTATATACGCGGCGTACCCCAGTATCACCCCGAGCGGGTTGTTGATCTCATGGGCGACGCCCGAGGAGAGGACGCCTAAGGACGCCATCTTCCCCTGCTGGGCCAGGTTCGCCTCCAGCTCCTTGTTGTGCTTGATGATCTTGGTCATCCGGTTGAAGGCGGTGGCGAGTTCCCCCAATTCGTCCTGGGTCTCCACCTTCATGGTCTCGTCCAGGCGCCCCTGCTTCACCCTCCTGATCACCTCGATCATCCTGGAAATCGGCTCGGTCATCACCCTGGAGGCAAGAAGCACCAGGAACACGGCCATCACGCTTACCAGGATGGTGAGCACCACCATGCTCTCCATGATGCGCCCCTTGATCACGTTCG
Proteins encoded in this region:
- a CDS encoding sigma-54-dependent transcriptional regulator; this translates as MTGKKRIMVVDNEEGLCRMMEAVLSDNGYAVTAHTRSFEAAESFQAGQWDLLVTDIKMPGMDGLELLQKVKQKDPALPVIMVTAYATVEMSIQALRKGAYDMLTKPFEPEELLYRVKNALQHTRLMEENRELREELVGRFNFGNIIGASTALKEVLERVEKLAVRDTSVLITGESGTGKELIAQAIHYNSPRKEKKFVAINCGALPASLLESELFGYRKGAFTGAAENRRGLLETADGGTLFLDEVGNLPMTVQKTLLRFLQEQEFNRLGDPTPTKVDVRVLSATNSDMKQAVKAGDFREDLYYRLNVVNIHLPPLRERKDDIALLAAHFISLQNSKFGTQIKGLDREALEAAAEFPWPGNIRQLRNVMEACLAMENNDYITFPVLSQFIEVAPLETGGEAPAEEGEYAKALMRFETEYLRGLLRKNQGNVEAAAKEAGTNMATIYRKIKKYGIRKEEYNL
- a CDS encoding solute symporter family protein encodes the protein MKKIFIAATLALSVAAAAFAEEQKAAPAAAPAVSAPAAQGAAPAVAAPAAQVNQSQAVATPAPAKPAPAKRELKTNRTITIGMFMVIIAITMGVVVWAAKQTKTASDFYAAGGGITGTQNGWAIAGDYMSAASFLGISGLISLYGYDGFMYSVGWLVAYITVLLIVAEPCRNAGKYTLGDILSFRTSPKPVRAFAALSTVAVSTFYLTAQMVGAGKLMALLVGIPYKMSIIGVGILMVGYVVFGGMVATTWVQIIKAGLLMSGAFLLSFLVMIKAGFNPIGFFSTIVNSPDIQDHVSKLVLKDGVILAGADAGQRFLEPGLYMKNPLDQISLGMALVLGTAGMPHILMRFFTVPTAQAARKSVIIAMFIIGGFYVLTTLLGFGAAIHLTPQGITQVDPGGNMATLMLAQQMGADIAPVFGDLFLAFLCAVAFATILAVVSGLVLAASAAIAHDIYVNVIKDGHADQHEQVFAARATSFVVGACGIMIGLAAEKQNVAHLVALAFAVAASGNLPVVILSLFWRKFNTAGVISGLLVGTIASIALVMVSPNMTYPKVVAEGAKKVVVAMEKKQAALPAGETLSEKDAKALAKAKVDAQQTGTSMVGLEKPLFTLKNPGIVSIPLGFMAAILGCLAFPNRRSEEMFDEVYVRQNTGLGMAKAVEH
- a CDS encoding DUF294 nucleotidyltransferase-like domain-containing protein, which produces MPHRVYLPEPSDAELLKELLGEVHAYLPLLDRGEMRRFLNGLKLEVEEELGELRNASGEEEQLLERVRRESDYGRLFQIHEELNRIEMERFLSFYSVTALHENCTSYRDALADRALQLVMEEMGTPPPVPFALISMGSDGREEQTLITDQDYLIVYGDEGGEEADAWFRQYSEILVERLAEIGFKKCTGGIMPCNDNWRGSLSQWQRRLLGIVRYETEDYGKNLMDLIVLSDARFVAGDGELAGVLVSRIRSLLQDYFMALWGMAKAATEMRLALGFLKRFWTEGSGEHKGCFNLKLLAWAPLVMNVRILAINQGIPATSTVRRIELLEREHSFSAESARGLIEAYRILTKHRILLQVKVIKGIQDDAYYLNPYSLPADERERIRQALLMIEDLQKTIHTNFSIV
- a CDS encoding DUF485 domain-containing protein, with the protein product MAERQYDWKAIAKNPKFVELHHKKTAFLFGWWIFSCVYYFLLPIGAAYTPGIFKVKMIGVINFGYVFALSQFFVSWGIALYYSHVANKDFDRLTRELIDELHL